The following DNA comes from Candidatus Bathyarchaeota archaeon.
GGTGGGACCTGTACAGGGAGGTGCCCACCTCGACCTTGTGGAGCGTTCCGCTCGAGAGATCGGGGCAATGCCCTTCCAGGTCCACGCCCTGGGGAGCCCCACTGAGGTAATGGAGAACTATCAGTTCTCAGTGCTTGTGGACATGATCATGGCGGCAAAGCTTAACCTCCCTGTCGACAGGCCCTTTCACCTCTTCGGGGCCGGCCATCCCATGATGTTTAGCCTCGCCGTTGCTCTGGGTTGCGATCTATTCGATTCTGCAGCCTACGCTCTCTACGCCAAAGCGGGGCGCTACTTGACCCCTTTAGGTACATTAAAGCTTAAGGACCTAAACTATCTTCCGTGCTGCTGCCCCGTTTGCAGCGGGACCAGCTCTCAAACGCTCAAGAGGATGATCAAGGGTGAGCGGGAGAGGCTCCTCTCAGAGCACAACCTGTGGGTCACCATGGCGGAGATGAGGAGGGTGAAGCAAAACATAGTGGAAGGGACTCTTTGGGATCTCGTGGAGGCAAGGAGTCGCGCTCATCCTGCCATGGCCTCCGCCCTAAAGAGGCTACACATCTATAGGAAGAAGATAGAGGAGCGGAGCCCCGGGTACAAGGGACGGGGCGCATTTTATTTCAGCTACGATAGTACTGCCCGGCCTGATGTGACCCGTCACGTATGGAGGCTGAGAAGGAGCCATAGCCCCTCTGAGACCGAGAAGACCCTCCTCCTAGCCAGCGCACCCAGCTGGAGACCCTACTCTAAGTCCAATGGGTTCCAGGCGCTTAAGAAAGACCTCGATAATAACCTCGGTGAGGCCATTGAGAGGCTCCAGATCTCTTTCTTCGCAGCCCCCTACGGGGTCGTCCCGCTGGAACTCGCCGAGACTTATCCCCTCAGCCAGAGCGAGATAACAGAGCCATTTGACAGGGAGACCATTGATTTCACAGCGGAGATCGCTGTCTCTTACGTCTTAGAGAGCGGATTCCCTGAGGTTCTGCTTCTCGTGGGGGAGGGGGACCTAGACTTTACCGTTCAGAAAAGGTTCACGGAGCTCGGTGAGGATTCAGAGAGAGGCATCCATATACTCTTGGCTGATGGGCTATGGAGCAATGAGACCCGGGGGAGGGTCGTCGCCGCCTTGAAGAGTGTCCTCGGTGTCTAAATGCATTTAGCATCCGCGAGCTTAAGGACCTCATCAATAACGGCTACGCCCTCATCTATCTCCTCTTCAGTGACTATAAGGGGCGGGCTGAAGATCATGGTATTGAGTATGGTGAAAAAATAGACT
Coding sequences within:
- the tgtA gene encoding tRNA guanosine(15) transglycosylase TgtA, whose amino-acid sequence is MSFELRDRDLMGRIGRLKTRRGIVETPAFMPVVNPVKQIIPPRRMLEKFGCGIIITNSYIIMKNFGCEPGLDVHRLIEYDGIVTTDSGAYQLLVYGEVETNPKEIIRFQQGIGSDIAVILDIPTGWGEPRERVEYTVQETLRRAREALSLIKGDDTLWVGPVQGGAHLDLVERSAREIGAMPFQVHALGSPTEVMENYQFSVLVDMIMAAKLNLPVDRPFHLFGAGHPMMFSLAVALGCDLFDSAAYALYAKAGRYLTPLGTLKLKDLNYLPCCCPVCSGTSSQTLKRMIKGERERLLSEHNLWVTMAEMRRVKQNIVEGTLWDLVEARSRAHPAMASALKRLHIYRKKIEERSPGYKGRGAFYFSYDSTARPDVTRHVWRLRRSHSPSETEKTLLLASAPSWRPYSKSNGFQALKKDLDNNLGEAIERLQISFFAAPYGVVPLELAETYPLSQSEITEPFDRETIDFTAEIAVSYVLESGFPEVLLLVGEGDLDFTVQKRFTELGEDSERGIHILLADGLWSNETRGRVVAALKSVLGV